The Procambarus clarkii isolate CNS0578487 chromosome 24, FALCON_Pclarkii_2.0, whole genome shotgun sequence genome includes a region encoding these proteins:
- the LOC123761807 gene encoding glutamate receptor ionotropic, delta-1-like — translation MLPPFAGVIGAVARYEADFSLNVALTGDRAEVIDYTVDYFNDPLTFCTTKPRLLNQSLALIKPFQPMVWAGFLIVLVAMGLFYHAACIVAQPLKTLNPAPKDTSPSFSQTFLKIFGACLSQGFHWSEADGPRVLVVTWIIFSLVTLTSYVAMLTASFTLPTLSPTLNTLEQLVESDFSWGIQDQGAADYQLLKSSQVPLYQKVYKGLKVCPSLDECLIMARDTKYAFITWRLYMEDRIAIRFTSVTGERQLHVATTDFVHADIAWAMNPGCPFRKKFSQQIRRLLEAGIISKWLSQIINDPTRRQAIDTEETRQEGQLQPLGLGQLQGVFYILMIGNAAAFLLFTEELFMHSP, via the exons ATGTTACCTCCATTCGCAGGAGTGATAGGAGCTGTGGCACGTTACGAGGCGGACTTCTCTCTGAACGTGGCCCTCACTGGGGACCGGGCGGAGGTAATCGACTACACAGTAGACTACTTCAACGACCCGCTCACCTTCTGCACAACTAAGCCACGACTCCTCAACCAATCTCTTGCCCTTATAAAGCCTTTCCAGcccatg GTATGGGCAGGGTTTCTGATAGTGCTGGTGGCAATGGGATTGTTCTACCACGCCGCCTGCATTGTAGCTCAACCCCTAAAGACCCTAAACCCGGCCCCAAAAGACACATCCCCTTCCTTCTCTCAAACATTCTTGAAAATCTTCGGCGCTTGCCTGTC GCAGGGTTTTCATTGGTCGGAAGCAGACGGTCCGCGTGTGTTGGTGGTGACGTGGATCATCTTCTCCCTGGTGACTCTCACCTCGTACGTGGCGATGCTTACTGCCTCCTTTACTCTCCCAACACTCTCCCCGACCCTCAACACATTAGAGCAGCTCGTAGAGTCCGATTTCTCCTGGGGAATCCAG GATCAAGGTGCTGCGGATTACCAGCTTCTGAAGTCGTCACAGGTGCCTCTTTACCAGAAGGTGTACAAGGGACTGAAGGTGTGTCCGTCCCTGGATGAGTGTCTCATCATGGCTAGGGACACCAAATATGCCTTCATCACCTGGAGACTCTACATGGAGGACAGGATCGCTATCAG GTTCACCTCTGTGACGGGCGAGCGACAGTTGCATGTTGCCACCACCGACTTCGTCCACGCGGATATCGCCTGGGCTATGAATCCTGGGTGTCCCTTCCGGAAAAAGTTCAGCCAACAAATTCGGCGGCTGCTGGAGGCGGGGATCATCAGCAAGTGGCTCTCCCAGATTATCAACGACCCTACGAGGCGGCAGGCAATTGATACGGAGGAGACTCGCCAGGAGGGCCAGCTGCAGCCCCTCGGACTTGGGCAGCTGCAAGGCGTTTTTTACATCCTAATGATTGGCAATGCCGCAGCTTTTCTGCTGTTTACGGAAGAATTATTCATGCATTCCCCGTGA